In one window of Henckelia pumila isolate YLH828 chromosome 1, ASM3356847v2, whole genome shotgun sequence DNA:
- the LOC140874791 gene encoding cytochrome P450 71AU50-like, translated as MDDLSLPILVIVLVYIFWCFWISKTSNKEKHDPIPPGPRGLPILGYLPFLQLNLHIQFSELAKKYGPLYKFWLGTKLCVVISSPSLIKQVVRDHDTIFANRDSTVAAMVITSGGADIAWCSYGKYWRDMRKLFVREMLSNTNLEASYIHRKVEVTKVAKSLYKKIGTSVDVSELIFVTELNVVFNLLWGGTVDKKLMDGIGSACRQVTPKLIDLLIRPNVSDFFPVLAKFDLQGVEKEAKIVASCFDEILDSVINERTVNGERRDDQGRKDFLQILLELKKQDDPDRSINLSQIKAILKDVIVGGTDTTATIIEWVMAEVLNNPHVKKRVQEELTEVVGLENIVEESHIPKLHYLDAVVKETFRLHPPLPLLIPKLPSQCCIIGGYTIPKGSRVFLNMWSIHRDPLVWESPSEFKPDRFLNDPGKFDYNGNNFQYLPFGSGRRVCPGILLAERMAMYFLATLFHLFDWKLPEGEKIDLSEKFGIVTSKRMPLIAIPSPRLHDLNVYV; from the exons ATGGATGATCTCTCGCTGCCAATTCTCGTCATAGTATTAGTATACATCTTCTGGTGTTTTTGGATTTCCAAAACATCTAACAAAGAAAAGCATGATCCGATTCCACCAGGTCCTCGGGGCCTGCCGATTCTTGGATACCTACCGTTTCTCCAGCTCAACCTGCACATACAATTCAGTGAATTGGCTAAAAAATACGGCCCACTTTACAAGTTCTGGCTTGGAACTAAACTATGCGTAGTTATAAGCTCGCCTTCCCTGATAAAACAAGTTGTGAGAGATCATGACACGATTTTCGCCAACCGGGATTCCACTGTCGCAGCCATGGTTATAACCTCCGGCGGAGCAGACATAGCCTGGTGTTCGTACGGGAAGTATTGGAGGGACATGCGTAAACTATTCGTGCGAGAGATGCTCAGCAACACCAATCTCGAAGCTTCCTATATTCATCGCAAAGTCGAGGTTACAAAGGTTGCCAAAAGTTTGTACAAGAAGATTGGTACTAGCGTTGACGTTAGCGAATTGATATTCGTGACTGAACTCAATGTGGTGTTCAATTTGCTTTGGGGTGGTACGGTGGATAAGAAACTGATGGATGGAATTGGAAGTGCGTGTCGACAAGTTACGCCCAAACTTATTGATTTGTTGATTCGGCCGAATGTTTCTGACTTTTTCCCTGTTTTGGCCAAGTTTGATCTTCAAGGAGTCGAAAAAGAAGCCAAGATTGTGGCATCGTGTTTCGATGAAATTCTTGATTCTGTAATAAATGAACGTACGGTGAATGGAGAAAGGAGGGACGATCAAGGAAGAAAGGATTTTTTGCAAATTCTTTTGGAGCTCAAGAAGCAAGATGATCCAGACAGATCAATCAATCTGTCTCAAATTAAGGCTATTTTGAAG GATGTTATTGTTGGAGGCACCGATACAACGGCGACGATCATTGAGTGGGTAATGGCTGAGGTTCTGAACAATCCACATGTAAAGAAACGAGTGCAAGAAGAGCTTACAGAAGTAGTAGGTCTTGAAAATATAGTGGAGGAATCCCACATACCAAAACTACATTATCTGGATGCAGTGGTGAAAGAAACTTTTCGGCTTCATCCACCTCTCCCTCTACTGATCCCCAAGCTTCCAAGCCAGTGCTGCATAATTGGAGGATACACAATCCCAAAGGGCTCTAGAGTTTTCTTGAATATGTGGTCCATTCACAGGGATCCTCTGGTTTGGGAAAGCCCTTCTGAATTTAAGCCAGATAGGTTCTTGAACGACCCCGGAAAGTTCGATTACAATGGGAACAATTTTCAGTATCTCCCTTTTGGATCAGGAAGAAGGGTTTGCCCTGGTATTCTCTTGGCTGAGAGGATGGCAATGTATTTTTTGGCCACCCTTTTCCATTTGTTTGACTGGAAGTTACCCGAGGGAGAAAAGATTGATTTGTCTGAAAAATTTGGGATTGTTACAAGCAAAAGGATGCCGTTGATTGCTATTCCTTCTCCAAGGTTGCATGATTTGAATGTGTATGTGTAA
- the LOC140875483 gene encoding labd-13Z-ene-9,15,16-triol synthase, chloroplastic-like encodes MDFFSLSLPILAALIIIGGSIFCYLWIAETPTHPVPAGPRGLPILGFLPFLQLNLHKQFTELAQKYGPIYKLWLGSKLYVVINSPTLIKEVVRDQDSIFANRDPSVAAIVATGGKDIFWSPYGQYWRDMRKLFVREMLSNSNLDASYVHRKHEIRKAVRSLYMKIGTCVEISELVFATELNVALSLLWGGTVDKKIVDRIGSEFRGAVSKLVDLLGKPNVSDFFPVLARFDIQGIEKEMKSVVLRVDEIIDSVINERMKKMEGEKRRDESRKDFLQILLELREQDDPQRSINLPQIKAILMDILVGGTDTTATIIEWVMAEILNNPQVKERVQEELSEVVGPKNRVEESHIPQLHYLDAVVKETFRLHPPLPLLVPRLATQSSIIGGCTIPKGSRVFLNIWSVQRDPLVWDNPSEFKPERFLNDPQKFDFNGNRFQFIPFGSGRRVCPGILLAERMAMLFLATFFHLFNWRLPEGEKLDLSERFGIVMRKSTPMIAIPSPRSNHSYMYE; translated from the exons atggactTCTTCTCACTATCACTACCGATTCTCGCGGCCTTGATCATCATCGGAGGATCCATCTTCTGCTACTTATGGATTGCCGAGACACCGACACATCCGGTTCCAGCAGGTCCTCGGGGCCTGCCGATTCTTGGTTTCCTACCATTTCTGCAGCTCAACCTGCACAAACAATTCACAGAATTGGCTCAAAAATACGGCCCAATCTACAAACTCTGGCTCGGAAGCAAACTGTACGTGGTAATCAACTCACCGACCCTGATAAAAGAAGTCGTGCGAGATCAAGATTCCATTTTCGCCAACCGGGACCCCTCAGTAGCAGCCATAGTCGCCACAGGTGGAAAAGACATATTCTGGTCTCCATACGGGCAGTACTGGCGGGACATGCGTAAACTATTCGTTCGAGAGATGCTAAGTAACAGCAACCTCGATGCTTCCTATGTTCATCGAAAACACGAGATTAGGAAGGCTGTTAGAAGCTTGTATATGAAGATTGGTACTTGTGTTGAAATTAGCGAATTGGTATTCGCTACTGAATTGAATGTGGCGTTGAGTTTGCTGTGGGGTGGTACGGTGGATAAGAAAATAGTCGATAGAATTGGAAGTGAGTTTCGGGGGGCTGTGTCGAAACTTGTAGATTTGCTGGGGAAAccgaatgtttctgattttttccCAGTTTTGGCTAGATTTGATATACAAGGAATAGAGAAAGAAATGAAGAGTGTGGTCCTACGTGTCGATGAAATTATAGATTCTGTGATAAATGAACGTATGAAGAAGATGGAGGGAGAAAAAAGGAGGGACGAAAGTAGAAAGGACTTCCTGCAAATCCTTTTGGAGCTAAGGGAGCAAGATGATCCCCAAAGATCGATCAATCTGCCTCAGATAAAGGCTATACTAATG GATATCCTCGTTGGAGGCACGGATACAACGGCGACAATCATTGAGTGGGTAATGGCTGAGATTTTGAACAACCCACAAGTAAAGGAAAGAGTGCAAGAAGAGCTAAGTGAAGTAGTAGGCCCAAAAAACAGAGTGGAAGAATCCCACATACCACAACTACACTATTTGGATGCAGTTGTAAAAGAAACTTTTCGGCTCCATCCACCACTTCCTCTGTTAGTCCCCAGGCTTGCAACCCAATCCAGCATAATTGGAGGATGCACAATCCCAAAGGGGTCTAGAGTTTTCTTGAATATATGGTCTGTTCAAAGGGATCCTCTTGTTTGGGACAATCCATCTGAATTTAAGCCTGAGAGATTTTTGAACGACCCTCAGAAATTCGATTTCAATGGGAACAGATTCCAATTTATCCCGTTTGGATCTGGCAGAAGGGTTTGTCCTGGAATTCTCCTGGCTGAGAGGATGGCGATGCTCTTTTTGGCAACCTTTTTCCATTTGTTTAATTGGAGGCTACCTGAGGGAGAGAAGCTTGATTTGTCTGAAAGATTTGGGATTGTTATGAGGAAGAGCACGCCAATGATTGCCATTCCATCTCCAAGGTCGAATCATTCGTACATGTATGAGTAA